The sequence gaaaccaactcaaaaacctgaatgCATTAGGTTCCACATccggtttttcaactgactCTACGACAAGATGATTTTAGCAGTTTCAATTCCGGTTTCCACTTAGCATATATtactgttgtgaaacatatAAAACTAGAAACTTGATGCACATCATTCAAGAAAAGTGCAATCCAATCgcataatcgttgcgagaagagttaataaattcagtactagaacaatgtttACTACTTGGGAAGCAatcttcaaaaaaattattttttaatctttgggcccctcccgaaatgaaatcctgggtacgggcctgaaacGGGCCATATGTTATTTAGGGGCTTGGCTAAAAGCCGTTTTcgtgctttgggcacataaccgatttcactattctttacgtttcgtcttcgacttgtcagtgcagagctgttcaaattgaactgcttactgcaaacacttaaacagtttaatttgaaacgctttttgcctttctcatatagaaaggttatgcaatcactgtgaaaagcgacttttgaaccaaggcccggggGGGCGAGTGtcatattcgactcagttcgtcgagtacgaaaaatgtctgtgtgtatatgcgtacgtgtgtatgtaacgtttttttgtgcaaaaaatgagtgaaaataagtgcacaaacttttctcagagatggctgaaccgatttccacaaacttagattcaaatgaaaggtcttgaggtcccataaaaattcctgaatattatttggatccgactttcggttcgggagttatggggtgaaatgtgcaaaaaaataagaaaatatgtgaaaataagtgcacaaacttttctcatagatggcgccactgattttcacaaacctaggttcaaatgaaaggtcctgtggtcccatacgtgattcttgaatttcatgcgactccgacttccggatccggaaatataggataaagtgtgttaaaaattgtataccatcacttaaaatggggaaaaaccttaaaaaaaattataaatcgaccttaaatcttttccaattgatagtttttatcaatagacggtcaaacaaaccgatttcgattattcttttaagaatcgaagaaaattatttagaagaataccacagtattatatatgatagtatgattgatatgagaaaggcatcattacaccgtaTTTGTGCCATATGGGCCATATGTAATACTTGTTCAGCAATGTTTAAATAAATTAACTCATTGCACATTTTCTTGAGCTTTCTGTTAAACTTTTGGGCGGGTAAGTCTCCTAttggaaattttaatgaaacatgGTTGATTTTCTCGCCCTTGGTCATTGGTTCAGAAAGTAAGTGATAGATTTCATAAACAAGATGTCGTAAAATTAGGACTATTCAAATAACTATTCGAGATCTGTCATAAAAGAAGGTTAAGTTCCGCATTGGAATATTAATAGCACCAAGGTTATGCTTTGGTAAATCAAACTATCAAGCGAAACTCCGCTGAAAATTAGATGGTAAGTGATAACACAGCCAAACAATAAACAAAAGTAAACTCGGACAATCTGCACTGCCTTTTTACCATTTCAATATATGTAAGACACAGTTATCAGCCTGTCATATTCAATCAACTAAATGCATTTCATTTAACACTATCATAACCATAAGCTAAATACCATTCTTATCTCGAcaaaaagtaaaatttcaagCGCCATTAGCACATTGGAATGTTTAACAGACGATTTTTCGGCAAAATCAACCAATTTTATCAATTTCAAGCAAGTGATCGAATGCATTTTTCAAAGCTACCAATGTTCAACATGTATCGATAACGAAAACAGGCTGCTACTAATGTGAATACTTGGCAACAATTGGTAAGTTGGTGTGTCATCACTCTGATTGAAATaaccaaaataataattttatctCCCGCTGATTGATCGATCGACATTTTGTTAAATCTCATAATGTTTTATGGTCCGCCTCGTACTGGAAGTACCATTCAATTTGTTCATGTGTCAGTGAAGGACCGCTCTCCTGTAGAACGTGTTGAAAGTGCGCCATAGTTACTTGATGAATATCGTCATCGAGTGAAGCAGCGTGCAAAGCAGCCTAAAATTACATGTTTCAATATTCTATAAAGGATATGATGTCGCTAATACTACACAAACCTGTGAACAAAGATTTCGCAAGTCCGCTCCAGAATAACGCTCAGTTTGTTCTGCCAACCGATGTAAGCAAACATCATCTGCCAAAGGTACGTTTGCCGATACTTTCTTCAAAATTTCCAGCCGAGCCGATACATCTGGTGCTGGAATGTGGATGAGCTTATTAATACGACCGGGTCTTAATAGAGCTCCATCAATCATATCCGGTCGGTTAGAAGCCGCAATGACTAAAATGTTTCTTGAATCGTCACTGCTTGCCATCGATGACTGAAAGCTTCCACCAATTCCATCCATTTCGATTAACAAAGTCGAAAGAACTCGTATGTGAACGTCATTTGAACGGGTTCCTTGCATACTGCGACAACCTACCAAAGCATCAATTTCATCCAAGAAAATTACAGCTGGGGCACTAAGTCGTGCTTGATTGAACAGTCTAGTAATTAACTTCTCCGCTTGTCCTACATATGGTGAATAAACTGCAGCAGCAGAAACTGAAACGAATGTCATTCGGGATTCAGCAGCTAGGCATCTGGCGATTGTAGTTTTAGCGCACCCAGGAGGTCCATAGAGAAGTATACCTTTTAGATAACTTAGTCCAAATCTTTGAAATGCCTGAGGATGTTGAAGTGGACCAAGGACTGAAACCCGAAgcgtttttttcaatgtttccaTTCCTCCGATTGAGTCCAGCGTATTGGTGAGAGAACTTAACACTCCAATAGAATTCCGGAGCGAATTTGGTCGTATTTTCTTTAAGCACTGATCAACGGTTTCGATCAATGCGATTGAGGGGTTTCTATCAATGGATCTTTGAATCGTGTGAATCAACAATTCTAAATCCGATCCTGC comes from Malaya genurostris strain Urasoe2022 chromosome 3, Malgen_1.1, whole genome shotgun sequence and encodes:
- the LOC131437396 gene encoding ATPase family gene 2 protein homolog B isoform X2, which gives rise to MPSEEHRKDILTVVLERTGFAIDASVLNEIIKRTAGYAGSDLELLIHTIQRSIDRNPSIALIETVDQCLKKIRPNSLRNSIGVLSSLTNTLDSIGGMETLKKTLRVSVLGPLQHPQAFQRFGLSYLKGILLYGPPGCAKTTIARCLAAESRMTFVSVSAAAVYSPYVGQAEKLITRLFNQARLSAPAVIFLDEIDALVGCRSMQGTRSNDVHIRVLSTLLIEMDGIGGSFQSSMASSDDSRNILVIAASNRPDMIDGALLRPGRINKLIHIPAPDVSARLEILKKVSANVPLADDVCLHRLAEQTERYSGADLRNLCSQAALHAASLDDDIHQVTMAHFQHVLQESGPSLTHEQIEWYFQYEADHKTL